The Methylomarinum vadi genome has a window encoding:
- a CDS encoding IS1380 family transposase, whose amino-acid sequence MTNCTPAQIEFPPLKRRKIDAQFSGGAITSDGGVLLLRAIDQQLGLTERIAAQIPDARAPDRVQHSVINLLRQRVYGLACGYEDLNDHDTLRNDIAFQTAVEKDQTLGSRSTLCRFEQQADRALMWRVHEELVAQFIASYETPPKSLVLDFDATDDPVHGEQDGRFFHGYYRHYCFLPLYVFCGHHCLVSYLRPSNIDGAKHSWAILALLVRRLRQAWPDVDITFRGDGGFCRHKMLSWCERHRVHYIVGLAKNKRLTRLSQPWIEQARQQFQSEQQKQRLFTDFHYKAGTWKRRRRVILKAEHMSQGSNPRYVVTNLDGDAQTLYETVYCARGDMENRIKEQQLDLFADRTSCSLWWPNQFRLLLSTLAYTLIQAIRRIALNNTELATATCATIRLKLFKIGAVIIRNTRRIRLLFSSQYPFQSLFKSVCQRLCPD is encoded by the coding sequence ATGACAAATTGTACTCCAGCTCAAATAGAATTTCCTCCCTTAAAACGCCGTAAAATAGACGCCCAATTCAGTGGTGGAGCGATCACCAGTGATGGCGGTGTGCTGTTGTTAAGAGCGATTGACCAGCAATTAGGATTAACCGAACGGATAGCGGCGCAGATTCCTGACGCCAGAGCCCCTGACCGCGTGCAACACTCTGTGATCAACCTGCTCCGTCAACGGGTTTATGGCTTGGCGTGTGGGTATGAGGATTTGAATGATCATGACACGCTCAGAAATGATATCGCCTTTCAGACGGCGGTGGAAAAGGATCAGACATTGGGCAGCCGATCCACCTTGTGCCGGTTTGAGCAGCAGGCGGATCGCGCCTTGATGTGGCGCGTTCATGAGGAACTGGTGGCGCAGTTTATCGCTTCGTATGAGACACCGCCGAAATCGTTGGTCCTGGACTTCGACGCCACCGACGATCCGGTTCATGGCGAACAGGACGGACGTTTTTTTCATGGCTACTATCGGCACTATTGTTTCCTGCCGTTGTATGTCTTTTGCGGCCATCATTGCTTGGTCAGTTATCTACGTCCCAGCAATATTGATGGCGCCAAGCACAGCTGGGCGATTCTGGCGTTGCTGGTCAGGCGCTTGCGTCAGGCTTGGCCGGACGTTGACATCACGTTTCGCGGCGATGGCGGTTTTTGTCGCCATAAGATGCTGAGTTGGTGCGAGCGGCATCGCGTTCACTATATTGTCGGGTTGGCCAAAAATAAACGCTTAACGCGCTTAAGCCAACCCTGGATTGAACAAGCCCGGCAACAGTTCCAAAGCGAACAGCAGAAACAGCGTCTCTTTACCGATTTCCACTATAAAGCCGGCACCTGGAAACGCCGACGCCGTGTCATTCTTAAGGCCGAACACATGAGCCAAGGGAGTAATCCCCGCTATGTCGTCACCAATCTGGACGGCGATGCACAAACACTCTATGAAACCGTTTACTGTGCGCGAGGCGACATGGAAAACCGGATTAAAGAGCAACAATTGGATCTGTTTGCCGACCGCACCAGTTGCAGCCTGTGGTGGCCGAATCAGTTTCGTTTGCTGTTATCCACCTTGGCCTATACCCTGATCCAGGCGATTCGCCGAATCGCCCTCAACAACACCGAACTAGCGACAGCCACTTGCGCCACCATTCGCCTGAAATTGTTTAAAATCGGTGCCGTCATCATTCGTAACACCCGTCGTATTCGACTGCTGTTCAGCAGTCAGTATCCGTTTCAATCCCTGTTTAAATCCGTTTGTCAGCGCCTGTG
- a CDS encoding dihydrodipicolinate synthase family protein: MSSYSQRTLLALFPGITQNDSKILKPEIASLKHLSWITTMTHAWKYSSVGGGLYTSWLNVTNIKLCPVTTGFMIQVQGPIVTLLTPFDRNGDIDWQAFKRYLASLYSWGVGTVIANGTTAEFASLTIDERRQVIEFVRKHFAGTIINNVSATCVKDVRELIDETQDRADLLLILPPYYYSAREDNGLCRFFSDALSETPLPAMLYHFPQHTGNFVGVDLVAMLLDRGISIQGIKDSSGDLDNALLYRSNFPGMPVFLGNDEKAFEVLQKGLTGSVTGAANPLPELLITLQAEFRSCPAKAQSIQRCLDTWNAFRQASGHPEIPLVKAAMGARIAGFPPHVRAPFMPIPNAQLDQIRTVIHTCLNDFQRLVSR; this comes from the coding sequence ATGTCTTCATACTCACAGCGCACTTTATTGGCTCTTTTCCCCGGCATAACCCAAAATGACAGCAAAATTCTGAAACCGGAAATCGCTTCGCTGAAACACCTATCGTGGATCACAACGATGACTCATGCTTGGAAATATAGCAGTGTCGGTGGCGGACTCTATACATCCTGGCTGAATGTAACTAACATTAAACTTTGCCCAGTTACAACCGGTTTCATGATTCAGGTTCAAGGCCCTATCGTCACTCTGTTAACGCCGTTCGACAGAAACGGTGACATCGATTGGCAAGCTTTCAAACGCTATTTGGCGTCACTTTATTCATGGGGAGTCGGGACGGTCATTGCGAATGGCACGACCGCTGAATTCGCTTCCCTGACCATCGACGAACGGCGGCAGGTTATCGAGTTCGTCAGGAAACATTTCGCCGGCACCATTATCAACAACGTCAGCGCAACCTGCGTCAAAGACGTTCGCGAACTGATCGACGAAACGCAAGACCGCGCGGACCTGTTACTCATATTACCGCCTTATTATTATTCCGCCCGCGAGGACAACGGACTCTGCCGTTTTTTTAGCGACGCGCTGTCAGAAACTCCCTTGCCGGCGATGCTGTACCATTTTCCCCAACATACCGGCAATTTTGTTGGCGTCGATTTAGTCGCCATGCTGCTTGACCGAGGCATCTCGATACAAGGCATCAAGGATTCGAGCGGCGACCTGGATAACGCCCTTCTTTACCGCTCGAACTTCCCCGGAATGCCGGTATTTTTGGGCAACGATGAAAAGGCATTCGAGGTGTTGCAAAAGGGCTTAACCGGTTCGGTGACGGGCGCGGCAAATCCGTTGCCGGAATTGCTGATAACCCTGCAAGCCGAATTTCGATCGTGCCCCGCTAAAGCCCAATCGATCCAACGCTGCCTCGATACCTGGAACGCATTCCGGCAAGCCAGCGGCCATCCTGAAATTCCCTTGGTAAAAGCCGCCATGGGGGCACGAATCGCTGGTTTCCCGCCTCATGTTCGCGCTCCCTTCATGCCCATCCCGAATGCACAACTGGACCAAATCCGAACAGTGATTCACACATGCCTGAACGACTTTCAACGGTTAGTCTCCCGCTAA
- a CDS encoding DUF2934 domain-containing protein, whose translation MNDSHHLINIFPDNLDEEILRSYIAEAAYYKAEKRGFEPGHELQDWLEAEKEIKECLSEYFDPSYFQEVTH comes from the coding sequence ATGAACGATTCTCACCACTTAATAAATATATTCCCGGACAACCTCGACGAAGAAATTCTCCGCTCGTATATTGCGGAAGCCGCATATTATAAAGCCGAAAAACGGGGGTTCGAGCCAGGTCATGAATTACAAGATTGGCTTGAAGCGGAAAAAGAGATTAAAGAGTGTTTAAGCGAATATTTTGATCCTTCCTATTTCCAAGAAGTCACACATTGA